CCTCGTAGCTGCCGACGTCAATGAGTTGCCGGATGTGCGCCACCCGGCTTTCCGCGTCCAGGCCTTCGGCGCTCAGGGGGCCGTATGGCCGGTATCTTAGCTCTGttgccttcttcttctcttccttGACGCGGTATTGCTCGAGAACCCCCTGCGTGTTCACCAGCGACGCCTCGGCCTTTTCCTTCAGACCAGCTGTCAGAAAAGAGAGAGGCAGCTCGCCCACCGAGTTCGCCGGGAACTCCGCACCAATGAGGTAGGCCATGAGCGCGGCCACATCAGCCTGGGAAACATCATGTCGCCTAACATGATCCAGATGCCAGTCGGAAGAGTACTCATCATGTCCCGGTGCGACTTCTCCGGGGTAGAGTTGAGGCTTGGCAATCCCTGCCCCCCAGGCGATCAGAGGAGTTCGGGTATTGTCAGGATGGCCGTCTCCGTGGCTGCCCCAGTCACTCATGCCGTGGTCAGCAGTAAAGATGAAGGCGGTCCGGTCGTCGCCATAGAAATCCTTCATCAATTCGGCAACCTCCTGGACTCCCTTGTCGACCACTTTGATGTTGTGGAGGTACTCTTTCGAATAAGGCCGATGCGAGTGCCCGGTTGTGTCCAGCCCCAGCAAGTGAAGGAAGAAAACAATCTTGTCCTGCCTCAGCGCGTCGTTGAGCGCCTTATCCGTCCGCGCCTTGGCAAAGAAGTCCTTCACGTGGTCGAACACCCACAGGTCCAGTACGAGGGCATCAGACGAGAAGTCCTCCAGCTCGGCCCCGTACGTGAAGGCGTCCACCCTGCCGGGAACAGCGCCATGTTGAAACATGGGCAGGATGTCGGGGCTCCCCCAACTCCATGTGTGCCGACTGCGGTTGAACACACTGTCGAAGTTGACGGGATTCAGTTTCCAGCCGGTGGTGACAGCCGAGACATCCTCGTAGAGGCCAGCAATGAGAGCCACATGTCCGGGTCGCGATTCGGTCGGCACACGCGTATGCGAGACACCAAAGGTGCCCTCTTGCAGCACTTTGGAGCGCAGAAACGGGGCAAGCGGCCTCGGCACAAGATCATCATCGTTCTCGGGGTAAGGTTCAGGGTGGAACTGAAACGCTTTATCGGCTCGCAATCCGTCTCCTGTGCATGGATCGGTCAGCAATTGACTCCGTCTGCGAGCGCACAAGGGCTTTTGCTCCACGGACCTACGAAGAGCACCAGGCGGTCTGCGGGCGGACGAGTCGATGGTGCCCTTTCGACTTGGAACAGGCGCATGCCCGACACGATCGGGCTAACGAAGTAGATGTCAAAGATGGAATATATATACACGAGGTGGAAAAGAACGGCGATTGCCAAGAATCGAAATCGCGGAAACGACGCcatcttcttttttttggcCCAGCGCGCTGCGCCGCGCCGGAACTACGCCGGCGACAAGAAGTTGAGGCGAGGGTGCGGTGGAACGGGAGCAGTGTGCACAAGAAACGAGCTGAATTAGATCGGCAAGACGGCAGGTATGAAGCAAGTCATGGCGCGACCGTGAGGCGAAGGACCGTGGGAGGTGTTCGTGGCACCTTTGGAACGGAAGTAAGCGTCGCGATGCAAGATTGCAGTGGGGTGTTGATTTTGGCCCGCCGGGCACCTTGAAGGTCCGTCGAAGCTTTCGTTGGCTCCGTCGCGTCCTGGTCCAGGCCCCCAATTTTTGGGGCGAGCGAATCACCGAGCCGGCGTTCGACACAGGGGTTACAGGGGCCTGCAGCCACTTCGGTCCGCGGCTGCAAGGGGGGCCCCATTCGTCTCTCAGCAGCGAAACGTGACTTCGCGCTACGACGCCATCGGCTCTTTTAATTGGTTTCTGGGTCGCGCGTCGCGACTTGTTCTTATTACTCCGTAGCGCCGATCGCAAACCACATCGACCTCGAGGCTTTGCACGGCCGAATCCTGCAAATCTCGCAAACTCACAATGGATAGCTACAACAAGTTCTTGGCCGAGAATGTCCTCACCGAAGATAAAGTGGTACGAGCTTTTCCATCCCTAGACGCGCATCCACGGCGGCCCTCGATTGACATCAGTTCCTCTTACCCAGATAACTTATCGGTTGCTGAGCCGGGCGCTCAAGGTTCATGTCAACACAGCAAAACAGTATGTGTGGGCACTCAGTTTGAAAGCCAGATAAAAGACTAACACTCTCAGGATGCTTTACGAGTTCCACCGGAACCAGAATGCGAAACGTCCTGGTGCCGTGCATGCCACGTATTTGATCTACGGAACCAAGAGAGCTCCTGACAAGGCGCCGGCATCGCAGCATGGGAACGATGGCGATGTCGAGATGGCAAGCTCGGCACCCGAGATTGAATCGTTCGCCGAGGTCGTCCCTACTCTCACCCTTTCGCTAGTGCCGGAAGGGCAACTCAGAGGTTGGTAGTCAGCGTCGAATATGCAGCACTTCGGCTCACTAGATTCAAGAAACCCTTGCGGAATATGAACAAGTCAGCTCGATACACATCTACAGCGTCGGACCGCATCCGACAAAGGTCAGACAGAAACCCTCGCACAACATTTTGAGATGATTAATACCTAACCATATCGCAGGACATGGCTCTGCTCGTCGATGCAGCAAACCAAGTACTTAGCCTGAGCTCGGGCGACGACTTGAAGAGTCTCGTTCCCATCACCAACCCTAAGGTGCGACGTAGAGAGCGACAGGGGCCCGGGTTTAGtgctgcggctgctgctgcgaggACGCAGGCCCAAGCGAAGCTCACGTCGTCAAACGCTGCGCAGCCAAAGGCCCCAGAAAGGGTCAAGGAAGTTTCAAAACCTGCTCCACCCGCTCAGGAGACGACTGACAAAGGTTCTTCTTTGGGGCCGACGAAAAAGCCCGCCCCATCGTTGAAGCGTGGCCCAAGTTCCGGTATCATGCAAGCCTTCTCCAAAGCGACGGCAAAAGCAGCCAAAGTTAAGAAGGAAGCAAATACACCACAGGCCACAGCGCCGGACAGTGAGGAGCCGAGCGCGCAGCCACTGTCCGACGAtggcgaggacgacgatgaGTTGCCACAGCCGAAACCGCGCAGCGGATCAGCCTTCAAAACCAAGAAGCAGAGGGAAGAGGAGCTGAGACGGATGAtggaggaagaggacgaggaagaagaggcgtCAGATAAGGCAGAAACACCCGAGGAAGAGCCCGTGGAGGAGGTAATGGAGGAAGAACCCCAGGCGCCGGAGCCTGAGCCTgtgaaggaggaggagacggaAGTTGTTGCTGTTTCTGCCAAcggtcggcggcggggcAAAAGACGGGTTATGCGTAAGAAACAGATCATGGATGACCAGGGGTATCTTGGTAGGTCGCACGAATACCTGTTCTGCTCCTCCTTTCAACTTGCTAATTTCTATAACAGTCACTATTCAGGAGCCTGGTTGGGAGTCCTTCTCAGAGGATGAGGCGCCCCCGGCTGCGAAACCGAAGACAACGAGCTCGGCTCCCTCAATGCAGACAGCAAAGCCAAAGAAGTCTGGTCAGAAAGGCCAAGGCAGTATCATGTCATTTTTCTCCAAAAAATAACGAAGTTGGCGAGTAGAGGGCATTCGGGCTAGCTGATAGCGTCTTGTCACGAGTTGAAGAAAAACAAAGGTCATGTCTCGTTTTCCCCTTCCTCTTTGGATCCCTTCGCACTCAGCTGTTTCTTTGAATTGTCCAATGTTTCGTGATGTCGAAGGCCGAACCAATGGAAGTTACAGGCCAAGGTCCTTAAAAGGGATAATATTGAGCTTGTGCGCTTCGTGCTGCCTGTATAAGGCAATGAACTGCGGAGTTACATACTGTGCAATACCGTAGCGTAGCGTACAATACACGAAGAGAATGGGCTGAGCTGCAGCACATCCCCCGGATTTTGATAGTCAGGGGTCCATGTGCACTAACTAACTACACTAGTGAGTTCCCCGCCCTGCACTAGGTACtggtgtaatccgtatgtaAGGTACTGCACactaggtatatagttagtaatccgtacttccAAACGGCTGTAACACGACCCCACAGCACATCGGCTCACCAGGCCAACAATGGCAGGGCGCTAACACATGCAACATCCAGTCCCACGACCAACTTGAACTTGCTTTTGTAGGTTACCGGGAGATCCAATCTAGGGTTCACCCTTTATCCCCGCTCGTCGGTCAAATTGTACGAGACACGATTGACAGGGATGGGGATGATCTACTGAAGCTTCAGAGCCTCCCGGCCGCCACGGTGCTTCCTCTCCTCCCCGTCCTCCTCTCCGTCGTTTCGAACTCCCGCTGCTTGCTCTCGTAGGTGCAGCTGCAAGCGCACAGCCTCCGGCAATAATGCATCATCTCCCGTGGTACGCGTTTGTCGTGCCGCTGCTGGTGCCCGCGGCCGCTCAAGGCTTCAACGGTGGCCAACAACGATTGACGGACACGGGCGACAAGGAAGCTTGTCCCAACTACGCCAACTATGCTACATTTCCTCAGTGAGTGGCATTCTCTACCGTCCCGACAAGGTCGCCTTTGTTCGTTCTAAGCTAACGACCGCAAAAGCCCCCCTCTGAGCGAAGGGCCCCTCAAACTTCCCTTCCAGCGGCCGAATCCCGACTGCAGGACCTTCCAGTCAGACGCTATCGAGCAGGTCATCAACGACATCACCTCGCGGATGAAGGACCCCGATCTCGCCAGGCTGTTCGAAAATGCATTCCCCTCTACTACCGATACGACGGTTAAGTTCCACACGGACGggaaagacgagaagatcaAACAGAAGCTGCGCCGCCGGAGGGAAGAGAACGCTTGGGTGGACGATGGCGAGTGGGAAGGGCCCCAGTCCTTCATCATCACCGGAGATATTCTGGCTGAGTGGCTCCGGGACAGCGCCAACCAGCTGAAGCCATACCAGGCCCTGGCAAAGAAGGACCCGGCCATATTCAACCTGATCCTGGGCGCCATCAACACGCAAAGCGAATACGTGATCCAGTCGCCCTACTGCAACGCGTTCCAGCCGCCCCCCATCTCGGGGCTGCCGGTGAGCTACAACGGTCAGGACGACGCCGTCCATCCCATCTACGAGCCCAGCTTCGTCTTCGAATGCAAGTACGAGCTCGACTCGCTCGCCCACTTTCTCGCCCTGGGCAACGAGTTCCACCGCCACACGGGCAGCCGGGCCTTTCTCAACTCCCGCTGGTACAAGGCCGTCAACACTATCCTCTCGGTTCTCAGCGCCCAGAGCGAGAGCACTTTTGACCCGGAGACGGGTAGCTACCAGCACAACATGTACACCTTCCAGCGGAACACCAACACGGGCACCGAAACCCTCAGCCTCAAGGGCATCGGCAACCCGCTGAACAACGGCACCGGCCTGGTCCGCTCGGCCTTCCGCCCCAGCGACGACGCGACCATCTTCGGCTTCTTCATACCGGCCAACGCGCAGATGGCCGTCGAGCTGGGGCGCACGGCCGCCATCCTCCGAGGCTCGGCCGCCGACGCGAAGCTGGCCGAGACGCTCGAGGACTGGAGCAAGCGCATCACGGAGGGCATCTGGGAGCACGGCGTTGTCAGCCACCGCAAGTACGGCGACGTGTTCGCGTACGAGGTCGACGGCTACGGCAGCGCCCTGCTCATGGACGACGCCAACTACCCGAGCCTGCTGGCCCTGCCGCTGATGGGGTTCGTGAGCGCCGACGACCCGGTCTACCGGAACACGAGGCGCATGCTGCTGGAGAAGACGGGGAACCCGTACTTCTTGACAGGGAAGGAGTTTCGCGGTATTGGCGGTACGTTACCTTCTTCCCCCGTCTGCCGGACTCGGTTTCTTATCCTCCGGGTTGAAGGAGGGACGCTTGTGTTTGTGGGCTTGACGAATGGCTGACCAAAATCGTCATCTATAAAGGGCCCCATATTGGCCTGTCAAACGCGTGGCCCATGAGCCTTCTCGTGCAGGCGCAGACGTCGAACGACGATGAAGAGATCATGGGATGCCTGCAGCTGGTGCTCGAGTCGAGCAAGCTGGGGTTGATTCATGAGAGCGTCAACGTGAACTTAGCTCAGTCGTACACACGTAAGTCGCCCAAAAAGTCCTTTTTGGCAAAAGAATGATCTCCTGCGATTACGGTGCTGATGTGAATCAACGTAGGGAGCTGGTTTGCCTGGGCGAACGGAGTGTTTGCCGAGACCATATTGAATTTGGCCAAGCGAAAACCTCACCTAATATTTGAGGATGCGAGATTGTTTGAGTTATAGTCGAGTTCCATAATACAGTTCTTTTTGCAGTCTCTTTTCCTCTCGTTGGACTTCAAGGTCCGTATGTCCGTTACTAGTCTGCTAAGGACGCAGTCAATATGTCAGCGGCCAGCTCCGGCTgtatttttccttttttttctttcactTTTTTGGCAGGGGGGTTCTCGGTCATTTGTTGTGGCGTGGCGCGTGGGACTTCTTCACAGCGGTTGATTGCAGTTAACGGTTGCTGTTACAGGATTTGACTGTCTGTGGGTCAGATCTGACTGACCCACTAATAGGGACGACGAGCCAGGGTCAACATGTATTTAGACAGCTTCTCTAAGTGCCTCTGGCACTTAGAAGAATCAACGCTTTCATCACCTACTTCTGCAGACCCTACCAGTTGGTCCaggagtgccgcccacggcgcgaATACCGCTGTGGTGTCGTACCTGTTTGCAGCCTTTCTGAGCTGTACTGATTTGCAGCCACCGAGCTGTAGCAGTTGCCATGATGTATTTGCCCGCTGAATTTGACCCGGTTGAGCTTGGTAGAGGCCCAACTCGGGAGTTAGGTGCGTTGTATTGTGTCTAGGGCTCGCCCCTCGTGTCAGCTTCCCATCACGTTGAGTTTGATGGGTTTTGCCTCTGAGGTTTCGGCTCGGGTTTGTTCCTTGTTCTTTACGAGTCAGTCAAAAGCTATAATCGCATAATGCTACCAGTTCATAACTACTGGTCCTCGGGATTGATTTGTTTCCAGGAATCTTGCGCCTGATCAGGCCTTGGTTACGGAGATGCCTGAGATAACGTTGTCAGCAAACGCTCAGAACACGTCGGCGCATGTTCTCCTACTAGCCGGCGAGAAGGTTAATATGTGCAGAAGCTCATTCTCAAACCATACTTGAAGAACCATGAGGAGAAGCGGTGTGCCCTCAAAACCAACTTTATAAATCAAGGACTGTCAATTGACTCTTTCGCTTTCGACATATGATTCCTCTAGTACATTCCGTTCTTCCCATGTAAGAGTGCCTTCAGACGCATCTAATAAAGATAACCCACCACTAAGAACCCCAACGCCATGGCCTGCTTGCTCTAGCTGCCTCTCATATACCATGTTCTTCCCCGTCACATGCCACTTTTAGCGTGTCTCTCACGCCCTACTGTATCTGCTTGACTAATTCGATGATCAGATTCGCAATGGTTTGCGACACCACCGTCGATCTGGGGATCTCATGACCACCGCCGTGGTCATACTCCCTCCGGTTTGAGCAGAAGCCCGCCAACTGACACGCGGCTGGGAATCGCGGGTCCTTGGCACCCCAGATATGCACAGTGGGCATTCTGATAAGCAGGTCCTCGGGCAAGTTCGATAGGTCCAACCCAAACACGTTGCTCTCCTTGGGCATTTCGGCGTTTGCTGGGTCATGCACCATTCCCGTCAAATTGTCCCAGGTGGTCGCATGGCCGGGCTTGATATCATCATGGCGCTCCGCCATACGCGCGAGAGCCTGGGTCCTGTTCTTTAGCAGGTCGCCCGTCTTCTGATTAATTTCCTTGGCCTCCTCCGACACCTCAATACCCAAGTACTCCAGGACCGAGAGGGGGATGCCGCCGCAGATGAAGACGGCTGACttgaaggggaggggggtatTGGGTGTCTTGCGGGTGTGGAAGAGGATATAGCTGGCAATGAGCGAGCAGCCTTGAGAGAAACCCATGAGTATGTCGTAGGGGCCATGCTTCTCGAGATGCTCGTCGAGAACCTCGAGAGCATTGCGTATGTTGTCTACTGTCGGGGTTTGCCACCAACCGAGGTGATCGGACTTGAAAAAGATATCTGTTGCGGGGGCCGGGTTGGTACGGTGTGGCGCGTCGAGGAATTCAAAGACGAAGGCATCAGGAAGCTTGGAGCGAAATGCGGCTGAAATGACTTGTCAGGAAGCCGAGCACAATCAAAGGGCAGCAAGGTCGAATTGCCAACCCACCGCACGGAGTTGGGACAAAATGAGTGCTCACCTGTCTGAGATTGGAAAATTCGGCCACTTGTGCCCATGCCGTGGAGGCCGAGAACCTTGATTACGTTGGACTCCCCTGCCATTGTGACGGCGCGCGTGGTTGTGATTCAATGGTCCAACACCGTTGCGAAATGGTTTCGCTACCATTCAGGAAATTCTGGAAGTCCAGATGCCTTTGTTTCAATATCCGGAATGTCTTTCGAGAAGCGTGGGAGAAGGGCCAGGGCCCACCGTAAGATAGTCGGGATTGACGAGTCCGAATGCGGCACATTGCAGTTTCCCGGCTCGGGCTAATTCTCTCTCGATGCGCCTTCTCTTGATGACATCGAAACGATGCAGGGGCTGACTGTTATTCGGAATCCGAACAGTCTTGGCAGGCAGGTCCACCCACCTTGCTAGTTATTGGGCGGCGAACTGCAAGATGTGTTGCATCATCCGGAGATGGAATAATGCCAGTAGTACTGCAAGAGTTTGGGAGCAGCCTTCGGGTTTGGTCCAGAGAAGCCCGATTCGAGAAAGGACGGGCTCTATCATAATCCCAACGTGGAAAGAGAGGTCAGCGGATAGTTAACTGGCCAACCGATGAGTTCTTTTGCACCAGACTTGTGATTTCCTGCCACTGTAATTAATCCGTGATAGCTTCTGTTTGGAGCAGAGACGAAGGTCATCCCGAGCCACCGGGTATTAATAATAGCGTGATGCCATCTCCCTACCAACTTGAAGCAGAAACATGAAGGAATAATACTCCCCAATCCAATGGGCGTTGCTCCCCTTATCTTCCAGGCGATCGTAAGCGATTTGATTATCATTTCTCTCCCTTTATGATTCGGGTTACGCATCATAATTACTGGTCCTGGAGCGTAGAATAATCGCTAATACTTTTGCCTATTGCGAGGTGTGCGCGGGAATACGGGCAGCGGGTCCCCGGCGTGACGCCGAAGACGCGCCGTAGTGTCGTTTGTACCTCCATCCAAGTGACTGAGGCAGTGGTTCCTGACCATCAGATATTATCTCCCACTTATCCGATGTAACAATTTTAAAAGCTCACAGCTAAAGCCGAACTACCCTCATTTGATAAACATATCCTTTCCAAAGGCAACTCCCGGAAGGCCGATAACCCTCCCTATGGGGGTTGGCTATGGCTTCTGCCTGTCCTGGACTCTAGGGATGCTGTCATCTAATACTTCACCACTGAGCTCCGTTTCTGATCGGACTTAGACCCCGGGCCAAATCGATATCCGACTGAGCAGCTACCCACGGCCCACCGACAGTGCCTTCGGTACAATTGCCAACATTTTTAGCAGCAGCATAAGGACCTGAGACAGACCCTCCCCGTCCCTGTCCCCTTTGGCGCTTGAGCACCACCCTTCTACTACCACACTGCAATCGGCACTCTTTGCTTTCCTTCTTGGGGTCGGTCTGGGCTCCAGATCCTGGGATCATCTTGGTGCTATATCAAACTTTGTTTCCGGTTTCACAAACGCTTCCGGTTCGGGGGAATATCTCTGCATTGGTCGGCGGAGGCGGATTGAACCGGAAGCCATCGGGTTTTTGGAGGATGGGTGGTGGCCGTGGGAGCGGGTGCAGGGGGCTTTTAGGTCTGCTGCCACCGCCATTGCTGCCGCTGTGAAGGCTTGAGGGTGTGTGATCGGACTTGGACGAGAGGTTGTTGCGGGACAGACAAGAGAGGCTTCGAACCGGTTCAGGATGTGCCCCGGTGGACAGGAGGTTCCGCCTGAGTGTTTGAGGGCCATGCGCGTATGGGCCTGCGGTCGAGCTCGGACTCTCGTGCGTGGATGCTGCATCGGGCAGCTGAGGTTCTATCTGGCCGGGCGCGTGGGGTATTTCGGCCCGCCCGCGTGGAATCTGACGGGAACGGGACAATGGTGGTTCGTAATATCCTACAGGCCTAATGGCCAGTTGTGGTGGCAATTGAAGACTGAATTTTGGGGCGTGTGCTTGGCCTGTCGAGAGTTCTGCGTGATCGGGAGCCGGGTGCCCGTGCTCGCTGTCGCGGTAATCCGGGGGTAATTTCATGTCCGCCTGGGTCAGGTGGTTAAACGGATGAGACGAGGCGCCTGGAGAGACCGGCACCTCGGAGCTGCCGGGGATGAGACCTTGGGTGTCAAAGAATTCCGCTCTCAGTTTCTTAAGCGTCTGGTTCCGCCGATAGCGCCTGCGGAGCGCCACGTAGACCCAGAGCAACATACCGGcaaagacggcgccgccAATGATGGCGCCAGCAATCCCTCCAGGAGATACGGCAGCCCTATCAGCGTTTACGGCATACTGCATGGCAAAGACGGTGTCTGTGACGGTCACGGTAGGTATGGTTGCCCTGGCCCCCGCTGCGTCGCTAGCAGCCGGCGGTAGTGTCGTGGTCGCTGTCGCTGGGAGGGTGCTGTAGCACGGCGTTGCCCCTCCTAAAGCGGCCGTCCAAGGGGTAAAGGCACTATGAATCAAGGGTCAGAGGTCGGAACAACATTGGCAAGAGGCCCCAGGGGCGTACTTGGGGCAGCAACTTCCGAAAATTGCATAGTAGTCTGCCGGGCATTTTTCCATCACGGCGTCTCTGGCGTCTCGTGGTTGTGGATATACGCCCATGGAGGTAGTTACGGGAGTAAACGGACAGCATTCTGGCTGGCTATCCATGCATCCCATGAACAAGACATATGATGCGGTTGGCCCATCGTCGATGAGCGTGTATCGTGCAGCCGCGCAGTGGTTGCTCGTCAGCGTTCCGCTTGCAGAGACCAGTGAATGCACGGTATCTGTCGAGAGGGACGAGGAGGCGGCTGTCTGTGATGTTGTCCGCGATGGGAACTGGGGACTAAGAAGCGAGACCGGTTAGTGATCTGCGACCTTGGAATTGACTATCTTACAGATACGAGCGTCGGATTGAGGCTAAGACTTCTTTCTTACCGATTCATTGTCACGGCGTTTCCTGAGAGTGTGTTGAGCTACTGACTGCATCGCACCGTGACTTGAACGAAGCCCAATAACGAGCTCCCTTCCTGAACTCGTAATAGGATGTGTGGTTCGGGTGGATCGAGAAGATGACTGATCGACGAGGATACAGGTCTGACTCGGTGATTCCGAGGAAAGAGTCGGCATGGTGCCACATTGATTTGGGATGATGCAGCACATTCGACCTCGCCGCTTGCCTGCGAGCGAACTGACCAGGTAACGAGGTTGCAGGACTGTTTTACTCCGGCAGTAGATGCACATATACTGTGCGTTGAGAGCGAGGAGCAGCCCTGATAGCCAACGACAATGGTCTTCGGCCAGGCAGTCATGCGCAAGTTGCTTCATAACATAAATAGCCAGGCGCTGCAGGCACAGGGCTGATTCGGGCAATACGTACCACATAGGTATACGCACCTTCTAATATGCAAATGCGGAAGGAATTTGTGGGAGGAGATGGTGCGAGACCTGCCTGGGGGATCATAAATTCCGCTTGACATATCACCTCTGCGGAATGTGATCGAAACCCGCAAGCGGCGACGAGTGCAATTCAAACCAGGTATCTTTGCAACGGAAAGTATAATTACCTTAATAGTCCTGCTTCTCCGGTGCACCCCTCGCCTTCTTACGTTTTGAAGATGGCCACGAGGGAAAGCATCTGCGTGGAAAATGGTAGCATGCAAAGAACACTCACAACGCGGACTCACACTTGTTTAAGAACACAGCGAGTCTTACTGCTCGCGCCGATATCCAGTTTCATGGAATGCGATCCGCCACCTGGGCTTGTTGCACGGCGTGCTTCAGCCCATCCCGGTGTCCCGAACCCAGAATGGATCAGGTATTGAACCTGTTCTACAAGCTGAGCGGCTATCGGCGGCTGGGAAAAGGGAAAATGTGGAAGATAAAGTTTGGGTGGTGTATCAGATGTTGAGGCTGCTGGTTGGCGTTTTCAGAGTAGCGATAATTAGTgaagtacagtacatacatactctaATATAACGAAGCTGTAAACAAACTACAAAGCTCCGTTCAGTAAGTAGGGTGGTTGTATTCTTGTTTCGTTTGATGCTCAACTGGTCGGTTAAGGTTGGGTCTTTTGGACGAAGACCGCATATTAGTCACCTACCAAGGCAGTTCATCAGATGCGGTCCGGACTCGGGTAGGCCTGGAGCAGCTGATCGAGCTGATCGAGCTGTGGCGGGGAGCCAAGCGCATCAAGCCAATCCTGCAAGCAGCTAACTACCACAGCAAGTACAGTGGGGTCAGAAAAGCGTGGCCAACCTCCGTACAGGCCTAAAAAACTGCAAAAGAGGACTTGGCATTTGGCGGTCACAgtcgtaatccgtacttgggTTCGTAGCAGAGTAAAGTACCCAGCCCATTCATTACACTGAAGCACATGCCACCCGAGTTGCAAGGAGTTAGTGTAGACATCCCCGCTGCCCTGCCCCACCGCAACCGCGGCGAGCCGGGCATTCAATGGCTGAAGACGGTAATTAGCCTCGGCTCGGGCCAAAGGGCTCCCATCGTCGGCCAGACCTTCCCGGCATCCCACGCTGCGGCAACCCAGAGCGCGCTTTCTCCGACGTGGTCTCCATTAGTGTGCACAGCACAGTTTCCGCATACCCAAGCAGCTGCCGATGCGTTGCGACGGCCTCGGACCTGAAATTTTAGAAAGTACCTAGGCTCGCACACGGAGAACGTGTGCCGCAAAGGACCGAATCCTGCACTGCCAATCTCCCGCGGCTCTCTGGCAAGAAGCGACCCCACCACCCCCGGACTTGTGTCAATAGATTCCAGGTGTCTTGCCAGTCTTGCTCCtgagggagggagagagagagagagagagagagagagaaagagttGTCTGAGAGCCCGAAGCCAACCTCGTCTGCGAGCTATCTTCTCGTTTCGTCTCCTTCCTTTCCACTCCCTACACTCCCTAAAGCTCGTGCTTTTCCAGCGTCGCGCTCGACGATAAGACAGAAGTTGGGATGTTGGCCGCGATTGCAAGGACAGAGGCTCGGTCTCCTGC
This genomic window from Thermothelomyces thermophilus ATCC 42464 chromosome 1, complete sequence contains:
- a CDS encoding Six-hairpin glycosidase-like protein gives rise to the protein MHHLPWYAFVVPLLVPAAAQGFNGGQQRLTDTGDKEACPNYANYATFPHPPLSEGPLKLPFQRPNPDCRTFQSDAIEQVINDITSRMKDPDLARLFENAFPSTTDTTVKFHTDGKDEKIKQKLRRRREENAWVDDGEWEGPQSFIITGDILAEWLRDSANQLKPYQALAKKDPAIFNLILGAINTQSEYVIQSPYCNAFQPPPISGLPVSYNGQDDAVHPIYEPSFVFECKYELDSLAHFLALGNEFHRHTGSRAFLNSRWYKAVNTILSVLSAQSESTFDPETGSYQHNMYTFQRNTNTGTETLSLKGIGNPLNNGTGLVRSAFRPSDDATIFGFFIPANAQMAVELGRTAAILRGSAADAKLAETLEDWSKRITEGIWEHGVVSHRKYGDVFAYEVDGYGSALLMDDANYPSLLALPLMGFVSADDPVYRNTRRMLLEKTGNPYFLTGKEFRGIGGPHIGLSNAWPMSLLVQAQTSNDDEEIMGCLQLVLESSKLGLIHESVNVNLAQSYTRSWFAWANGVFAETILNLAKRKPHLIFEDARLFEL